A genomic window from Maridesulfovibrio bastinii DSM 16055 includes:
- a CDS encoding isoprenyl transferase, with protein MLPEHLAVIMDGNGRWAKARGLSRSEGHRAGTETAKNLVTRCRELGIGHLTLYTFSKENWARPKDEIAQLFDLLTLFLKKELRSLQEQDIRLKVLGELSDFPFGVRQVVAHTINKTKNCRGMTLNLALNYSGRDELVRAFKNIAESGISFKDITDETISEHLYTSGQPDPDLIIRTSGEQRLSNYLLFQAAYSELYFTDVYWPDFDSAELDKALENFSSRQRRFGKTGDQI; from the coding sequence ATGCTGCCTGAACACCTCGCTGTCATAATGGATGGCAATGGCAGATGGGCTAAAGCACGCGGACTATCACGCAGTGAAGGTCATAGAGCCGGAACAGAAACAGCTAAGAATCTTGTCACCAGATGCAGAGAACTCGGTATAGGGCATCTTACTCTCTACACGTTCTCCAAAGAAAACTGGGCAAGGCCTAAAGATGAAATAGCACAGCTTTTTGACCTGCTTACCCTGTTTCTTAAAAAGGAACTCAGGAGTCTTCAAGAACAGGATATCCGTTTAAAAGTCCTTGGAGAGCTATCAGATTTTCCTTTTGGTGTACGGCAGGTAGTTGCCCATACTATCAATAAAACAAAAAACTGCCGGGGTATGACTCTTAATCTGGCCTTGAACTATTCAGGCCGGGACGAGCTGGTCAGAGCTTTTAAAAATATTGCTGAATCAGGGATTTCTTTTAAAGATATTACTGATGAAACCATTTCCGAGCATCTGTACACTTCAGGTCAGCCAGATCCTGACCTGATTATCCGCACCAGCGGAGAGCAGCGGTTGTCGAATTATCTGCTCTTTCAGGCAGCCTATTCGGAACTGTATTTTACCGATGTCTACTGGCCCGATTTTGACAGTGCCGAGCTGGATAAGGCTCTTGAGAATTTTTCCAGCAGGCAGAGAAGATTCGGGAAAACCGGCGACCAGATATAA